A stretch of the Stigmatella erecta genome encodes the following:
- a CDS encoding SDR family NAD(P)-dependent oxidoreductase has product MNPLVNRTAVVTGAASGIGKALAHRLAQEGCHLALVDIHGEALERVRAELAPSGRNISLHTANVADRPRMLALPEEVLAAHGHVHLLVNNAGVSVAGRFEEVPLEDMDWIFGVNFWGVVHGCKAFLPHLRREPEAHIVNLCSSFGLLGFAGKTGYSATKFAVRGFSEALRAELLGSPVGLTVVYPGAVDTNIVRTGRAVSDAQREAEARFITGRAIPSARVAQRIVRGIQRKSARVLVGLDYHLVDWMARLSPELSQAVTARMSQRMPF; this is encoded by the coding sequence ATGAACCCTCTCGTGAATCGCACCGCCGTGGTGACAGGCGCGGCCAGCGGTATTGGCAAGGCATTGGCGCACCGTCTCGCCCAGGAGGGCTGTCACCTGGCGCTCGTGGACATCCATGGAGAGGCGCTGGAGCGCGTCCGCGCCGAGCTGGCCCCCTCCGGACGGAACATCTCCCTGCACACCGCCAACGTCGCCGACCGCCCCCGCATGCTCGCACTGCCCGAGGAGGTGCTTGCCGCTCACGGGCACGTGCACCTGCTCGTCAACAACGCGGGCGTATCGGTGGCGGGCCGGTTCGAGGAGGTGCCGCTCGAGGACATGGATTGGATCTTCGGTGTGAACTTCTGGGGCGTCGTCCACGGGTGCAAGGCGTTCCTGCCGCACCTGCGGCGCGAGCCCGAGGCGCACATCGTCAACCTGTGCAGCTCCTTCGGACTGCTGGGCTTCGCCGGGAAGACGGGCTACAGCGCCACCAAGTTCGCGGTGCGCGGCTTCAGCGAGGCGCTCCGGGCCGAGCTGCTCGGCAGTCCGGTGGGCCTCACCGTCGTGTATCCCGGCGCGGTGGATACGAACATCGTGCGGACGGGACGCGCGGTGAGCGACGCGCAACGCGAGGCCGAGGCGCGCTTCATCACCGGACGCGCCATCCCGTCTGCCCGGGTGGCCCAGCGCATCGTCCGGGGCATCCAGCGCAAGTCCGCGCGGGTCCTGGTGGGACTCGATTATCACCTGGTCGATTGGATGGCCCGGCTGTCGCCCGAGCTCTCTCAGGCGGTGACCGCGCGGATGTCCCAGCGTATGCCCTTCTGA
- a CDS encoding aminopeptidase P family protein: MTTSSEAAQAAATEATSAQPVTSEPQAKPAGHDTVPPPALLDFMMKRWKPSTRKLPPKLKYAEAFLARRRALSKLFPGETLVIPTGHEKVRANDTHYRFRPGTDFYYLTGNTEPDCVLVLQPKEGGGHTDILFVEPNPGRSDATFFTDRVKGELWVGPRLGVKESQARFGIHEARGLPELKGFLAGLHGEVSRPTRVLRGFSDKVDSVLPAQAERDKALATALSELRLLKDAQEIRELQAAIDSTQRGFEDVIRGLKSARSEREVEGIFNLRARVEGNDVGYGTIAASGSHACVLHWTRNDGPVKKGDLLLLDAGVEGNSLYTADITRTLPISGKFSKEQRQIYELVLEAQLQAFQAVKPGNDFMEPNRVAMRVLAHGLERLGILPDAEEALKDQHQFYKRYSLHNVSHMLGLDVHDCAQARQEVYKYGKLQAGMVLTVEPGLYFQTDDLTVPQRYRGIGVRIEDDVVVTSRGCKVLSDGIPRSVKDVEAWIKRIWAKKK, from the coding sequence ATGACGACCTCATCCGAAGCCGCCCAAGCCGCTGCCACGGAAGCCACGTCCGCTCAGCCCGTCACGTCCGAGCCCCAGGCGAAGCCCGCCGGTCACGACACCGTGCCGCCCCCCGCCCTGCTCGACTTCATGATGAAGCGCTGGAAGCCCAGCACCCGGAAGCTCCCTCCCAAGCTCAAGTACGCGGAGGCCTTCCTGGCGCGGCGCCGGGCCCTCTCCAAGCTCTTCCCCGGGGAGACGCTCGTCATCCCCACCGGCCACGAGAAGGTGCGCGCCAACGACACGCACTACCGCTTCCGCCCCGGCACGGACTTCTATTACCTCACCGGCAACACCGAGCCGGACTGCGTGCTCGTCCTCCAGCCCAAGGAGGGCGGCGGCCACACGGACATCCTCTTCGTCGAGCCGAACCCCGGCCGCAGCGATGCCACCTTCTTCACCGACCGGGTGAAGGGCGAGCTGTGGGTGGGCCCCCGCCTGGGCGTGAAGGAGAGCCAGGCCCGCTTCGGCATCCACGAGGCGCGCGGCCTGCCCGAGCTGAAGGGGTTCCTCGCCGGCCTGCACGGCGAGGTCTCCCGCCCCACCCGCGTGCTGCGCGGCTTCTCGGACAAGGTGGACAGCGTGCTGCCCGCCCAGGCCGAGCGGGACAAGGCGCTCGCCACGGCGCTCTCGGAGCTGCGGCTCCTCAAGGACGCCCAGGAGATCCGCGAGCTCCAGGCCGCCATCGACTCCACCCAGCGGGGCTTCGAGGACGTCATCCGCGGGCTCAAGTCCGCCCGGAGCGAGCGCGAGGTGGAGGGCATCTTCAACCTGCGCGCCCGCGTGGAGGGCAATGACGTGGGCTACGGCACCATCGCCGCCAGTGGCTCTCATGCCTGCGTCCTGCACTGGACGCGCAATGACGGCCCGGTGAAGAAGGGCGACCTGCTGCTCCTGGACGCGGGCGTGGAGGGCAACAGCCTCTACACGGCGGACATCACCCGCACGCTGCCCATCTCGGGCAAGTTCTCCAAGGAGCAGCGGCAGATCTACGAGCTGGTGCTGGAAGCCCAGCTCCAGGCATTCCAGGCCGTGAAGCCCGGCAACGACTTCATGGAGCCTAACCGCGTGGCCATGCGCGTGCTCGCCCACGGCCTGGAGCGGCTGGGCATCCTCCCGGACGCCGAGGAGGCCCTGAAGGACCAGCACCAGTTCTACAAGCGCTACTCGCTGCACAACGTCAGCCACATGCTCGGCCTGGACGTGCACGACTGCGCCCAGGCGCGGCAGGAGGTCTACAAGTACGGCAAGCTCCAGGCGGGCATGGTGCTCACCGTGGAGCCGGGCCTGTACTTCCAGACGGATGATCTCACCGTCCCCCAGCGCTACCGCGGCATCGGCGTGCGCATCGAGGACGACGTGGTGGTGACGTCCCGGGGCTGCAAGGTGCTCTCCGACGGCATCCCCCGGTCCGTGAAGGACGTCGAGGCGTGGATCAAGCGCATCTGGGCGAAGAAGAAGTAG
- a CDS encoding 16S rRNA (uracil(1498)-N(3))-methyltransferase encodes MNLLLLFDEDFLPDGTARLTGRRAQHAREVLRAEPGEVLRVGRVGGLVGTGEVLENSAGLLRLSVQLTEPPPPRAGVDLLLAIPRPKALKKVLPAVASLGVDRVVLVNAARVEKSYFDSKVLAPDFIQELLLQGLEQARDTHLPEVLVRERFRPFVEDELEAVLGPRALRLLPHPPAHQPLTATRVGTAPRVLLAIGPDGGWVPFEASLLEAHGFQPFTLGPRILRVETAVPVLLGQVALLRDNIPPPEGPLRT; translated from the coding sequence GTGAACCTGCTTCTGCTCTTCGACGAGGACTTCCTTCCCGATGGGACCGCACGCCTGACGGGGCGCCGGGCCCAGCACGCCCGGGAGGTGCTCCGGGCCGAGCCGGGTGAAGTCCTCCGGGTGGGCCGCGTGGGGGGCCTCGTGGGCACCGGGGAGGTGCTGGAGAACAGCGCGGGGCTGCTGCGCCTGAGCGTCCAGCTCACCGAGCCTCCCCCGCCCCGGGCCGGAGTGGATCTGCTGCTGGCCATCCCCCGCCCCAAGGCCCTCAAGAAGGTGCTGCCCGCGGTGGCCTCGTTGGGGGTGGACCGGGTGGTGCTCGTCAACGCGGCCCGGGTGGAGAAGAGCTACTTCGACTCCAAGGTCCTCGCCCCGGACTTCATCCAGGAGCTGCTCCTCCAGGGGCTCGAGCAGGCCCGGGACACCCACCTGCCGGAGGTGCTCGTGCGCGAGCGGTTCCGCCCTTTCGTCGAGGACGAGCTGGAGGCGGTGCTGGGCCCTCGGGCGTTGCGCCTGCTCCCCCACCCTCCGGCGCACCAGCCGCTCACCGCCACGCGTGTGGGTACCGCCCCCCGGGTGCTCCTGGCCATCGGGCCCGATGGGGGGTGGGTCCCCTTCGAGGCCTCGCTCCTGGAGGCCCACGGCTTCCAGCCCTTCACGCTGGGCCCCCGCATCCTCCGGGTGGAGACGGCGGTCCCCGTCCTCCTGGGGCAGGTGGCCCTTCTGCGAGACAACATCCCACCCCCGGAAGGGCCGCTGCGGACTTGA